The following proteins are co-located in the Silene latifolia isolate original U9 population chromosome 1, ASM4854445v1, whole genome shotgun sequence genome:
- the LOC141651799 gene encoding uncharacterized protein LOC141651799 — protein sequence MSDNYKEWPEKIPFALWGYRTSIRTATRATPYYLVYGMEAVQPVELEVPSLRILLESQVPEADWVQARYDSLVLLNKRRLNALYHVQLYQKRIERAFNKKVKPRGINEGDLVLKSVRALLPVDPRGKFKPNWAGPYLVKKILTGGAVRLTDLDGNDFSNPTNLDQLKKYYP from the coding sequence ATGTCTGACAATTACAAGGAGTGGCCGGAGAAGATACCCTTCGCGTTGTGGGGATATAGAACATCCATCAGAACAGCCACAAGGGCAACCCCGTACTATCTAGTTTACGGGATGGAAGCAGTACAACCAGTCGAACTGGAAGTACCCTCCCTGCGCATCTTGCTCGAAAGCCAGGTCCCGGAAGCGGATTGGGTCCAAGCCAGATATGATTCGTTGGTGTTGCTCAATAAGCGTCGTTTGAATGCGTTGTATCATGTTcagctctatcagaaaaggatagagcgggcttttaacaagaaggtgaagcCCAGGGGAATTAATGAAggcgatttagttctcaaatcagtaAGGGCTCTATTACCAGTCGATCCAAGAGGGAAGTTTAAGCctaattgggccggtccttatCTCGTGAAGAAGATACTCACAGGAGGCGCGGTACGTTTGACAGATTTGGATGGAAATGATTTCTCGAATCCAACAAATCTGGATCAGTTGAAGAAGTACTATCCTTAA